The stretch of DNA TCCTGTTCGACGATCCCGCAGCGATGGTCCGCATCGACATGAGCGAGTATATGGAAAAGCACGCGGTCGCGCGGCTGATCGGCGCACCTCCGGGCTATGTCGGCTATGAGGAGGGCGGCGTGCTGACCGAGGCGGTGCGGCGGCGCCCGTACCAGGTGATCCTGTTCGACGAGGTCGAGAAGGCGCACGGCGACGTGTTCAACGTGCTGCTCCAGGTGCTCGACGACGGGCGGCTGACCGACGGCCAGGGGCGCACGGTGGATTTCAGCAACACGTTGATCATCCTGACGAGCAACCTCGGCAGCCAGTATCTGGCGAACATGGCCGAGGGCGACGACGTGTCCTCGGTCGAGCCGCAGGTGATGGAGATCGTCCGGTCGCATTTCCGGCCCGAGTTCCTCAACCGGTTGGACGAGGTGATCCTGTTCCACCGTCTGGGGCAGGCGCACATGGCGCCGATCGTCGACATCCAGGTATCGCGCGTCGACAAGCTGCTGGCTGACCGCAAGATCGTCCTCGACCTGACCGATGCCGCGCGCGCGTGGCTCGGCCGTGTCGGCTACGATCCGGTGTACGGCGCACGGCCGTTGAAGCGCGCGGTCCAGCGCTATCTGCAGGACCCGCTCGCCGACATGATCCTGCGCGGCGAGGTGAAGGACGGCTCGACGGTCAACATCGACGAGGGCGATGGGAAGCTGGTGCTGATCGTCGCCTGATCACAACGCCACTGGGTAAAATCAACCTAACAAAAAAGGGGCGGCTCCTTCCGGAACCGCCCCTCGTTTTTTTCCAGTTAAGCAAGGCTTAGAAGTTGAACTTCGCACCTGCACGGAACTGACGACCGAAGATGCCATCGCCGCCCTGGATCGCGTTGTACAGAAACGCGCCGTAGGTGACAGTATCGACTGGCGGCAGCTTGTTGAACACGTTCAGCGCATTGACATAGAAGCTGAACTGGTCGGTGACCTTGAAGTTCACGTTCGCATCGACCGTGATGTACTTCTTCACATGGCAGTCAGTGTACACCTGTGCCTGGCCGCAATCCTTGTAGTCGTCGCCCTGATCGGTTGCCGACAAATCGTAGCCCGAGGTGTAGTTCACCGTGCTGCTGACTGCGAAGTTGCCGAAGTCGAAGGTGTTGAGCCAGTTGCCCTTCCACTCGAACGTGCCCGAACCGGCCGTCAGATTGAAGTTGCCGAGCGTGCCCTCGTAGCGCTGCTTCACGCCGTCGACCGTCGTGCTCAGCTCGAGAATGTAGCTGGCATTCAGGTTCGACGTCCACTTGACCGGACCGAAGTCGTACGCGCCGTTGATGCCGAAATCGATGCCCGACGAGTTGATCGTGTCGGCATTGATGAGCTGCGAGCGGACGAAGGCGATCTTCGGACGGGCGTTCGGGTTGTTGACGTCGACCGCGTCGGCGATGACCTCGAACCCGGTCGGGATGGCCTGGCCTGCATAATAGGCCGCGATAGCCGGGGCATTGTTCGCGGTCGTGATCGCGCCGGTCTTGCGGATATTGTAGTAATCGACCGTGAACGACACGTTGCGGACCGGATCGAACTTCACACCACCGGTGAAGCTGCGCGACTTTTCAGGCTTCAGGTTTGGCGATGCCAGCGTCGTCTGACCAATCGAGTAGGACGTGATGTACCCCGGGCAACCGTTTGGCGTCCCCTGCGAGCAACCAGCACCGTACTGGGCCAGGAACGCGTTGGGGATCGCATTGACCGACTGCGTCACATAGCCCGTCGTCGGCAGCGCGTTCGCCTCGCCGAAGCTCGGGATACGGAAGCCGCGCGAATAGGTACCACGAACAGTGATTTCCTTGACCGGCGTGAAGATCGCGCCGACCTTCGGCGAGAAGTTGCTCTGGCCGGTCGAGTAGTGATCGTAGCGGCCCGAACCGTTCAGCGTGAGAACGCTCAGGATCGGCGCGTTGATTTCGGCGAACGCCGAAGTCACCGTACGGTTACCCTTGGTACCGAACGCGTTCAGCGTGAAGTAACGCTGCGTCGGGCCATTGTAATCGTCGTTGGCGCTGGGTGCGTCGACGGCTTCGTAGAAGATCGACCCGCCGACGGCGAGGCGAAGGTCACCGCCGGGCAGCGTCGCAAGCGACTTCTGCAACGTCAGCTGTGCCTGGTAGAGATCCGACGTCGTGTCGGTGATGTTCTCCGGCGACAGATAGTCGCGCACCGCCTGGGTGTTAAGACCCGGGTTGACGAAGTTGTAGCTGCCGTCGGCAATGACGTCGAGCAGGTGCTGGATGTACACATAGCCGTTGGTCTTGATGCGCAGATCGGTGTGCATCGCGGTCGCGTTAAAGTCGTAATCGACATCGTCGAGCACGGTGCCCTTCATGCCGAAGGCTGCACGGTACACGCGGCTGCGTGTCGCGTTCTGCGTCACGGTGTCCGGCAGCGTGCCGACAAGGCGAGCGACCTGGTTCTGCGCTGCGAACGGGTTGTTGGGGTTGAGCGTGCCGTTGGCTGCGGTGCAGTTCACGCGAGCAGCGCAGACATAGACCGGCAGTGCGAGAATGTTCGAGCCGGCTGCAAGTGCGGGCGTTGCAGCCTGCGACGTCGAGAACTGCGGGAAGAGGATACCGGCCGGCGCGTTGCCGCGAATCGCGGCTGGACGACCCGTGTAGTTGCTCGACGACTGCTGGAAGTTTACCATCAGGTACGCTTCCGAATTGTCACCGATTTTCGCCGTGAAGCGTGCCGAGCCGCCAAAGCGCTCGTTGTTCGGCGTCACCATGTCGTACTTGTTGTTATTGTCGACCTGGCAGACCGTGGTCGGCGCCGTCACGTTCGCAGCGGTGCCCAACTGAGCAGCCGTCGGGTTGTACGGCGTGCCGTTGAGACAGCCCGCAGCCGGGTTCAGCAACTGGTAGCGACCGCTTGCTGTGGTGTTCGCAGCGTTCGCGGGACGAACATAAAAGTTCCCCGTGCCGATGGCGAAGCCGTTCAGGGTGCCGTCTGCCTGAAGACCGTTCGAAATATTGTTCGGGCCGCACTGCTGGCTGCCGGTACGGCTGCTGCAGAGACCGGTCAGGTTGTCCGAATTGAACGGGGCAGGCAGGTCGCGCTGATACACGCCTTCGGTGCGGTAATAGAAACCGCTGACGTACGCGTTGTAGCCCTTCTCATCGAGATCGCCGGTGCCGGCGGTCAGCGTCAGACGCTGGTTGGCGTTGACGCCATCCTGCGAGATGCCGGCTTCGGCGCGACCGGAAATGCCGGTGAACTTGCGCTTGGTGATCACGTTGACCACGCCGGCGATCGCGTCGGCGCCGTAGCTCGACGATGCACCGTCGCGCAGCACGTCGATACGCTCGACGACGTCGTCGGGGATGGTGTTCAGATCGACGAAGTTGCGCGAACCGTCATCCGAGAGCGGATAATAGGCAGCGCGCAGGCCGTCGAACAGTACGAGGGTCGAGTTGGTCGACAGGCCGCGCAGCGACACCGACGATGCACCGGCTGCGAACGCGCCGTTGGCGGTGAACGAGTTGGTCAGCGCCGGGCCGTTGTTCGACGAAAGCGCCTGAATACCAGCCTGAACCGTATTGATGCCGCGCGAATCCAGGTTCTCGGTGGTCAGCGTCGTTACCGGCGAAATGCCGGTATCCGTACCGCGGATGATCGAACCCGTAACGACGATATCTTGCGAGTTCCCCTGCACACCGTCCTGAGTCGGCGCGGCGGTCTGCGGATCCGTAGCCGCCCGCGCTTCCTGAGCGAAGCCGGAGACCGTGGACAGGATAAGCGCCAGCGGCGTCGCTGCAGCAAGCAGGAAGGCCTTCGACGAAATGCCAGACGTAGTACCCAATTGAAATCCCCCGATTTGTCCCGCCGCGACCGCTATGACGATCCGCTACGGAAACTACCAAATTCCGAGTACAGACCGTGCCGGCTGCTCAGAACATGGGCGGAGAGTGAGGCCGTGTCTTGGAA from Sphingomonas sp. HMP9 encodes:
- a CDS encoding TonB-dependent receptor domain-containing protein — its product is MGTTSGISSKAFLLAAATPLALILSTVSGFAQEARAATDPQTAAPTQDGVQGNSQDIVVTGSIIRGTDTGISPVTTLTTENLDSRGINTVQAGIQALSSNNGPALTNSFTANGAFAAGASSVSLRGLSTNSTLVLFDGLRAAYYPLSDDGSRNFVDLNTIPDDVVERIDVLRDGASSSYGADAIAGVVNVITKRKFTGISGRAEAGISQDGVNANQRLTLTAGTGDLDEKGYNAYVSGFYYRTEGVYQRDLPAPFNSDNLTGLCSSRTGSQQCGPNNISNGLQADGTLNGFAIGTGNFYVRPANAANTTASGRYQLLNPAAGCLNGTPYNPTAAQLGTAANVTAPTTVCQVDNNNKYDMVTPNNERFGGSARFTAKIGDNSEAYLMVNFQQSSSNYTGRPAAIRGNAPAGILFPQFSTSQAATPALAAGSNILALPVYVCAARVNCTAANGTLNPNNPFAAQNQVARLVGTLPDTVTQNATRSRVYRAAFGMKGTVLDDVDYDFNATAMHTDLRIKTNGYVYIQHLLDVIADGSYNFVNPGLNTQAVRDYLSPENITDTTSDLYQAQLTLQKSLATLPGGDLRLAVGGSIFYEAVDAPSANDDYNGPTQRYFTLNAFGTKGNRTVTSAFAEINAPILSVLTLNGSGRYDHYSTGQSNFSPKVGAIFTPVKEITVRGTYSRGFRIPSFGEANALPTTGYVTQSVNAIPNAFLAQYGAGCSQGTPNGCPGYITSYSIGQTTLASPNLKPEKSRSFTGGVKFDPVRNVSFTVDYYNIRKTGAITTANNAPAIAAYYAGQAIPTGFEVIADAVDVNNPNARPKIAFVRSQLINADTINSSGIDFGINGAYDFGPVKWTSNLNASYILELSTTVDGVKQRYEGTLGNFNLTAGSGTFEWKGNWLNTFDFGNFAVSSTVNYTSGYDLSATDQGDDYKDCGQAQVYTDCHVKKYITVDANVNFKVTDQFSFYVNALNVFNKLPPVDTVTYGAFLYNAIQGGDGIFGRQFRAGAKFNF